One region of Chlorobiota bacterium genomic DNA includes:
- a CDS encoding amidohydrolase family protein codes for MIRASFLLALFFAAPLLFAQPGGENNEKPEVGPVTRTFVIRNARIVQGPGRVIERGAVLIRDGVIAAVGTSIPIPFDAEIIEGDSMTVYAGFIDGMSNAGVAKPKEEPKYDRVPRPGDPPNARAGIQPERDVRDLLSSTDPLLDSLRRAGFTVAQTVPRGQMLPGTGAIISLGGDQPSGMVIRGNSALFAQFVPAENDVYPATTFAIMAKWRNLFTNAKQRHAQGETYGKNPNGIERPAWDATTAAFFPVVDGQQPVLFRVEDPLEVRRALHLQRDLGFRLMLAGLKEGWDVEEVLKSSNLPLFLSLDFPEPPAEKEDDTTAAADSLAAARPPNTEASIGTSIGTSIAPLHRTERPGDVRAEQQMLKTKQASSRATFYANAGRLHRAGVKFGFSTLGSSAGKLRQNVRTAIQHGLPEDAALAALTTEPARMLGLERSLGTVEQGKIANLVVTKGSWFAKESTVRYVFVDGRKYEYKPPKEKKQEKDQGKEKNDSATQLANAPIGDTLMRNPALALRQQASQRGNLLVRNGTLLTITNGTLERTDILVQNGIITKIGAGLTAPAGTDTIDATGQFVMPGIIDAHSHIATTDVNEWTNPVTAEVAIGDVIDPYDISIYRALAGGKTIAHVMHGSANAIGGQCQTMKMRYGTTDPEGLVMENAPRTIKFALGENPTRVHGRGFNVRPATRMGVEQVIRDAFTQAQRYMAAKESHENGGDQRTTPPPYDLRLETLAAVLRGEILVHCHSYRADEILMLMRVFRDFGIKKLTFQHVNEGFKIAPELADFGAMASVFADWWAYKFEVYYSTAYNAAILTRNNVTTSINSDSPELDRHLNHEAAKTMRYGGLTRDEALALITINPAKQLGIEKRVGSIEVGKEADLAIFNAHPLSVYSICQKTVVDGVVRFDRDRDPDDMRLRIDPKTPIETSTIFHQHEDFCMKGTEGLWELMVGE; via the coding sequence ATGATTCGTGCATCATTCCTGCTTGCTCTGTTTTTTGCCGCACCGTTGTTGTTTGCCCAGCCAGGGGGTGAGAACAATGAGAAGCCAGAAGTTGGTCCCGTAACCCGCACGTTCGTTATCCGGAATGCCCGGATTGTGCAGGGGCCTGGGCGGGTTATCGAGCGCGGCGCGGTCCTTATCCGCGACGGGGTGATTGCTGCGGTGGGGACCAGCATCCCCATTCCGTTCGATGCGGAGATCATCGAGGGGGATTCGATGACGGTCTATGCCGGATTCATTGATGGGATGTCGAACGCTGGCGTGGCCAAACCGAAGGAGGAGCCAAAGTACGACCGGGTTCCGCGCCCGGGCGATCCGCCAAACGCCCGCGCCGGAATCCAACCGGAGCGCGACGTTCGGGACCTTCTTAGCAGCACCGACCCATTGCTCGATTCGCTTCGGCGCGCTGGGTTCACCGTGGCGCAAACGGTCCCGCGCGGGCAGATGCTTCCTGGCACGGGGGCAATCATCAGCCTGGGGGGGGACCAGCCAAGCGGCATGGTGATTCGGGGGAACTCCGCGCTGTTCGCGCAGTTTGTTCCGGCGGAAAACGATGTCTATCCCGCCACCACGTTCGCCATCATGGCCAAGTGGCGCAACCTGTTCACCAACGCCAAGCAACGCCACGCGCAGGGGGAAACCTACGGCAAGAATCCGAACGGAATCGAGCGGCCAGCGTGGGACGCAACCACCGCCGCGTTCTTCCCCGTGGTGGATGGCCAGCAGCCGGTGCTGTTCCGCGTGGAGGACCCGTTGGAGGTCCGCCGCGCACTCCACCTGCAACGCGACCTCGGCTTCCGGCTGATGCTTGCCGGGCTGAAAGAAGGCTGGGATGTTGAAGAGGTCCTGAAAAGCAGCAATCTCCCCCTGTTCCTCTCCCTCGATTTCCCGGAACCCCCAGCCGAAAAAGAAGACGACACCACCGCCGCCGCCGACTCGCTGGCCGCAGCCCGCCCGCCGAACACCGAGGCATCCATCGGGACCTCTATTGGGACCTCCATCGCCCCGCTGCACCGCACCGAGCGGCCCGGGGATGTGCGGGCGGAACAGCAGATGCTGAAAACAAAACAAGCCAGCAGCCGCGCCACCTTCTACGCCAACGCCGGGCGGCTGCACCGCGCCGGGGTGAAGTTCGGATTCAGCACACTGGGAAGCAGTGCGGGGAAGCTGCGCCAAAACGTCCGCACCGCCATCCAGCATGGCCTGCCGGAAGATGCCGCGCTTGCCGCGCTGACCACCGAACCAGCCCGAATGCTTGGGCTGGAACGGAGTTTGGGAACCGTTGAGCAAGGGAAGATTGCCAACCTTGTGGTGACCAAAGGATCGTGGTTCGCAAAGGAAAGCACCGTCCGCTACGTGTTTGTTGACGGGCGCAAGTATGAGTACAAACCACCGAAAGAGAAGAAGCAGGAGAAAGATCAGGGGAAGGAAAAGAACGACAGCGCAACCCAACTTGCCAACGCCCCAATTGGCGACACGCTGATGCGGAACCCGGCTCTTGCGCTTCGGCAGCAAGCAAGCCAACGCGGGAACCTTCTGGTGCGGAACGGCACGCTGCTGACCATCACCAACGGGACGCTGGAGCGGACAGATATTTTGGTGCAGAACGGCATCATCACAAAAATTGGGGCGGGGCTAACGGCTCCCGCAGGAACCGACACGATTGACGCCACCGGCCAGTTCGTGATGCCCGGAATTATTGATGCCCACAGCCACATCGCCACCACCGATGTTAATGAGTGGACAAATCCCGTCACCGCCGAAGTCGCCATTGGCGACGTGATTGACCCGTACGACATCTCCATCTACCGCGCCCTTGCCGGTGGCAAAACGATTGCCCACGTGATGCACGGATCGGCAAACGCAATCGGCGGGCAATGCCAAACCATGAAGATGCGCTACGGAACCACCGACCCCGAAGGATTGGTGATGGAGAACGCCCCGCGCACCATCAAGTTTGCGTTGGGCGAGAATCCAACGCGGGTGCATGGGCGCGGATTCAACGTCCGCCCGGCAACGCGCATGGGGGTTGAGCAAGTGATCCGCGATGCATTCACCCAAGCGCAACGCTACATGGCCGCAAAGGAATCGCACGAAAACGGAGGCGACCAACGGACCACCCCACCTCCCTACGACCTGCGGCTGGAGACGCTTGCAGCAGTGTTGCGGGGCGAGATTCTTGTCCATTGCCACAGCTACCGCGCCGACGAGATACTGATGCTGATGCGGGTCTTCCGCGATTTCGGCATCAAGAAACTCACCTTCCAGCACGTCAACGAAGGGTTCAAAATTGCCCCCGAGCTTGCTGATTTTGGCGCGATGGCATCGGTGTTTGCCGATTGGTGGGCGTATAAATTCGAGGTCTATTACTCCACCGCGTACAACGCCGCAATCCTTACCCGGAACAACGTCACAACCTCCATCAACTCCGACTCGCCCGAGCTTGACCGCCACCTCAATCACGAAGCCGCAAAAACGATGCGCTACGGCGGGCTAACCCGCGACGAAGCGTTGGCACTAATCACCATCAACCCAGCAAAGCAGTTGGGAATTGAGAAGAGAGTTGGCTCGATTGAGGTGGGGAAGGAGGCCGATCTGGCAATCTTCAACGCCCATCCACTCTCGGTCTATTCGATTTGCCAGAAGACCGTGGTGGATGGTGTCGTCCGCTTCGACCGCGACCGCGACCCCGACGATATGCGGCTGCGGATTGACCCCAAAACTCCAATCGAAACCAGCACCATCTTCCACCAGCATGAGGATTTCTGCATGAAAGGAACCGAAGGATTGTGGGAGCTGATGGTGGGGGAATAA
- the mtgA gene encoding monofunctional biosynthetic peptidoglycan transglycosylase yields the protein MIKRVFKWIFRLVAAFFIVSISLVVIYRFIDPPITPLMLIRPLEGATSGNVVGVAKEWVSIDDVSPVLLRSLIAAEDGRFFSHGGVDMKALERAQAYNERMKGKKLRGASTITMQCARNVFLWQGRNYIRKGLEIYFTYLMEFVWGKKRILEVYINVIEWGDGIYGVQAAAQKYFGISARDLNARQAALLASVLPNPRRWSPADPTAYINKRASGIQGRARGVSLSPINANGGGKATQPKRKKK from the coding sequence ATGATCAAACGGGTTTTCAAATGGATATTCCGGCTGGTTGCGGCGTTCTTTATCGTCTCCATTTCGCTGGTGGTGATCTACCGCTTCATTGATCCCCCCATCACCCCGCTGATGCTGATCCGCCCGCTGGAAGGGGCCACCAGCGGGAACGTTGTTGGGGTGGCAAAAGAGTGGGTCAGCATTGACGACGTAAGCCCCGTTCTGCTCCGCTCCCTTATCGCTGCCGAAGATGGCCGATTCTTTTCCCACGGCGGCGTTGACATGAAAGCTCTGGAACGCGCCCAAGCCTACAACGAGCGGATGAAAGGGAAAAAACTGCGCGGCGCAAGCACCATCACCATGCAGTGCGCACGGAACGTCTTCCTGTGGCAAGGCCGCAACTACATCCGCAAAGGGCTGGAGATTTACTTCACCTACTTGATGGAGTTTGTTTGGGGGAAGAAGCGGATTCTGGAGGTGTATATCAACGTGATTGAATGGGGGGATGGGATCTACGGGGTCCAGGCCGCCGCGCAGAAGTACTTCGGCATCTCCGCGCGGGACCTGAACGCACGCCAAGCCGCCCTGTTAGCCTCGGTCCTGCCGAACCCACGCCGCTGGAGCCCTGCGGATCCAACGGCCTACATCAACAAACGGGCATCGGGGATTCAAGGGCGTGCGCGTGGGGTTAGCCTGTCGCCAATCAACGCAAACGGCGGCGGCAAAGCCACCCAGCCGAAACGGAAAAAGAAATAG
- a CDS encoding DUF2087 domain-containing protein yields MEPDNNGELEGLRQELYTFLDEHDRLWIWPARPAKRNAALRYLATKFEAGKEYTEREVNQLLQAWHTFGDHALLRRELYDAKLIERTRNGAVYWRTPNVSE; encoded by the coding sequence ATGGAACCAGACAACAACGGCGAGTTGGAAGGCCTTCGCCAAGAGCTTTACACCTTCCTTGATGAGCACGACCGCTTGTGGATATGGCCGGCACGCCCCGCAAAACGGAACGCCGCGCTCCGGTATCTGGCCACGAAATTCGAGGCTGGGAAGGAGTACACCGAGCGCGAGGTCAACCAGCTGCTGCAAGCCTGGCACACCTTTGGCGACCACGCCTTGCTGCGCCGCGAGTTGTACGACGCAAAACTGATTGAGCGCACGCGGAACGGAGCGGTGTACTGGCGAACGCCGAACGTGAGTGAGTAA
- a CDS encoding class I SAM-dependent methyltransferase, whose protein sequence is MSNSNNHSAERYPEQLVLRVNELFYDHDSANHGYADIHKEMLEQERERWQTLAKRHIASKEAITLLDIGSGAGFVPVTVAPYLKAEDTIICSDLSEGMLNTARQTIAEQQLPPRFQFQKITGEIPYRLPFQTNSMDVVTMNSVLHHIKETNQFLSEVDRVLKPGGMLFIAHEPNKHFHQHTFLRRNYRLLRPVGYPKLALMEAARRLGIMAMMRKAFYVIRPDRGKVANTLIDRINDTLIAEKLITKPISLDEVATITDIRDSEGFFPEQLLPEYEVRHLETYNHILLVTMKHFGNRLVRRYELWLRKKYPTAGATFFLVLGKPQQAVPGT, encoded by the coding sequence ATGAGTAATTCCAACAACCACTCTGCCGAACGCTACCCCGAGCAACTTGTTCTTCGCGTGAACGAGTTGTTCTACGATCACGACTCCGCCAACCACGGCTATGCCGACATCCACAAGGAGATGCTTGAGCAAGAGCGGGAACGCTGGCAGACGCTGGCCAAACGCCACATAGCCTCCAAAGAAGCGATCACGCTCCTTGATATTGGCAGCGGGGCCGGGTTCGTTCCCGTCACGGTTGCTCCCTATCTGAAGGCCGAGGATACGATCATCTGCAGCGACCTTTCCGAGGGGATGCTGAACACTGCCCGCCAAACCATTGCCGAGCAGCAGTTGCCCCCCCGTTTTCAGTTCCAGAAAATCACCGGGGAGATTCCCTACCGGCTGCCATTCCAAACAAACTCGATGGATGTGGTGACGATGAACTCCGTCCTTCATCATATCAAGGAGACCAATCAATTTTTGAGCGAGGTGGATCGGGTGCTGAAGCCAGGGGGGATGCTGTTCATTGCCCACGAGCCGAACAAGCATTTCCACCAGCATACATTTCTGCGGCGGAACTACCGGTTGCTCCGTCCGGTGGGGTATCCCAAGCTGGCCCTTATGGAGGCCGCACGCCGGCTTGGCATCATGGCAATGATGCGCAAGGCATTCTACGTGATTCGCCCGGACCGGGGCAAGGTGGCGAACACGCTGATTGATCGAATCAACGACACGCTGATCGCCGAGAAACTGATCACCAAGCCGATCAGCCTTGATGAGGTTGCCACAATCACCGACATCCGCGACAGCGAGGGGTTCTTCCCAGAACAGCTGCTTCCAGAATATGAGGTGCGGCATTTGGAGACCTACAACCACATCCTGCTGGTAACGATGAAGCATTTTGGAAACCGGTTGGTCCGGCGGTACGAACTGTGGCTCCGGAAAAAATATCCCACGGCTGGCGCAACGTTTTTCTTGGTGCTTGGCAAGCCTCAACAAGCTGTTCCGGGAACCTAA
- a CDS encoding class I SAM-dependent RNA methyltransferase — MNHRLPELAIPTFAQLLLRQLPVPPKGEQRAQEIEPLATLEYAAELALKQAALGEFWNWHQLPLSPEAILPSPKPRRYRTTTKRRVFAKGSRVVMGFKGGERTSSPLPESLLEPQEHTAIYRLILQKITSPPYRLLVPHLNHVIIRGSYTEFTVILNVDRLNAEIVRKLKLLGEHLRTGNLSVVSAFVFHDPTRSDYYLESLRPKAGVSFKKLFGPERLRVKFGERTYLLGPTAFSQVNEAMIPTMLETARQLLQPTRAGRLLDLYCGYGLFAGHFADDFQEIVGVEYERTAVEGAKQNLARGGSGQPSAAMQFVAGTITAANLPRLLPRADSSMAEWVLLDPPRHGTDAGVVGAIAARKPVRVLHIFCGIDEIPREVRSWREKGYGVERIVPLDMFPGTPNLEVLLLLLPSQTAAGGK; from the coding sequence TTGAATCATCGCTTGCCAGAACTGGCAATCCCGACCTTTGCGCAACTGCTGTTGCGGCAGCTTCCGGTTCCGCCGAAGGGGGAGCAACGGGCGCAAGAGATTGAGCCGTTGGCCACCCTTGAGTACGCCGCCGAGCTTGCGTTGAAGCAAGCCGCGCTCGGCGAATTTTGGAACTGGCACCAGCTTCCGCTATCGCCGGAAGCAATCCTTCCATCCCCCAAACCTCGCCGCTACCGAACCACCACCAAACGCCGCGTCTTTGCCAAAGGAAGCCGTGTGGTGATGGGGTTCAAGGGTGGCGAGCGAACATCGTCACCGCTGCCGGAATCGCTGCTGGAGCCGCAGGAGCACACGGCGATTTACCGGCTCATTCTTCAGAAAATCACCTCACCCCCGTACCGGCTGCTGGTTCCCCATCTCAACCATGTCATCATTCGTGGAAGCTACACGGAGTTCACGGTGATCCTGAACGTGGACCGCTTGAATGCGGAGATCGTCAGGAAGCTGAAGTTGCTGGGCGAGCATCTGCGAACGGGGAATCTTTCGGTGGTCTCCGCCTTTGTTTTCCACGACCCCACCCGCAGCGATTACTACCTTGAATCGCTGCGGCCCAAAGCCGGGGTCAGCTTCAAAAAACTGTTCGGGCCGGAGCGGTTGCGCGTGAAGTTTGGCGAACGAACCTACTTGCTGGGACCGACCGCCTTCAGCCAAGTCAACGAGGCGATGATCCCCACGATGTTGGAAACGGCGCGGCAGCTGCTGCAACCAACCCGGGCGGGCCGGCTGCTGGATTTATACTGTGGCTACGGGCTGTTTGCCGGCCATTTTGCCGATGACTTCCAGGAGATTGTGGGGGTTGAGTACGAGCGCACCGCCGTGGAAGGGGCAAAGCAAAACCTGGCACGCGGCGGCAGCGGCCAACCAAGCGCGGCCATGCAGTTTGTTGCCGGAACCATCACCGCTGCGAACCTTCCCCGATTGCTCCCCCGCGCCGATTCCAGCATGGCGGAGTGGGTGCTGCTGGACCCACCGCGCCACGGAACCGATGCCGGAGTGGTGGGGGCGATTGCCGCACGGAAACCGGTGCGGGTTCTTCACATTTTTTGCGGGATTGATGAAATCCCCCGCGAGGTCCGGTCGTGGCGGGAAAAGGGTTACGGGGTGGAGCGGATCGTCCCGCTGGATATGTTCCCCGGGACCCCGAACCTTGAGGTGCTTCTGTTGCTGCTTCCGTCACAAACCGCGGCGGGGGGGAAATGA
- a CDS encoding TonB-dependent receptor, translating into MLTISTIAAMLLSVPVAAQPDTAAKPNRRDTTRVVRGREVVVVESSSILLRQARSAQPMTVVDRSELEMANARDLSDAVALSPGTSVRQYGGQGGLRTVSVRGTSAQQTILLIDGVRYGSSAGDAFDFSNIPAATIEQVEVLRGGDAARFGANALGGVVNLITSAAGGTAVRGGGTIHVGSFGDFAAGGAVRGGFGGNRLDGAIHFTRASGEYPFSYSEFGIERIRHRHNADFSNLFARAGWSLLEDGMRLSASVHGFSSERGTPGAVVQGSLEQSQARLAEGDLFGIAAASFFNAEWMGTIGGTARTNQLRYDDPESRLTGPAGTHSRFQRTEGSLTGRVRRQFGSDGSVEASIEMHQAQLNGNNLDPSVGQSVARRQLSAAVAADWLIGPLVANDELLLQAALRADLFSDVGNALSPSVGVSYRPTDLPLRLRVHASGNFRAPSFTEQYYLNYGNAKLRPERSVSVDAGVLYQFGERFLADATFFQIATSDLILSVPRSPVSWSAANVGRATTRGLELGASGTLLDGHLRLRLAWTQMNAQDRSGGAFHGKELPYLPRQTASGFCQAVFGAVRCGLTASYSSYRYSLPSNSPASILPGYWLVGGNVAYDFAIADVPTGLRAEVQNLFGTEYHVVRNYPMPGRSFRIIMECKIP; encoded by the coding sequence TTGCTGACGATATCAACCATTGCCGCAATGCTGCTTTCCGTTCCGGTGGCGGCCCAGCCGGACACGGCCGCCAAGCCGAACCGGCGCGACACCACACGCGTGGTGCGCGGGCGCGAAGTGGTGGTGGTGGAATCGTCCAGCATCCTGCTGCGCCAGGCACGCTCGGCCCAGCCGATGACGGTGGTGGACCGCTCCGAACTCGAAATGGCCAACGCCCGCGACCTTTCCGATGCCGTGGCCCTTTCCCCTGGGACCTCGGTCCGGCAGTATGGCGGGCAGGGGGGGCTTCGCACGGTGTCGGTGCGGGGAACTTCCGCGCAGCAAACTATTCTGCTGATTGATGGAGTTCGCTACGGAAGCAGTGCCGGCGATGCTTTCGACTTCAGCAACATCCCCGCCGCAACCATTGAGCAGGTGGAGGTGCTTCGCGGGGGGGACGCTGCCCGGTTTGGCGCGAACGCGCTTGGCGGCGTGGTGAACCTTATCACCAGCGCGGCGGGGGGAACGGCGGTGCGTGGCGGCGGGACAATCCATGTTGGATCGTTCGGCGATTTCGCGGCTGGCGGCGCGGTGCGTGGCGGGTTCGGGGGGAACCGTTTGGACGGGGCAATCCATTTCACACGGGCTTCCGGGGAGTATCCATTCAGCTACTCTGAGTTTGGAATTGAGAGAATCCGGCATCGCCACAATGCTGATTTTTCCAACCTGTTCGCCCGCGCCGGATGGTCCTTGTTGGAAGATGGGATGCGGTTGTCGGCCTCGGTTCACGGGTTCAGTTCGGAGCGGGGAACGCCAGGCGCAGTGGTGCAGGGAAGCCTTGAGCAATCGCAGGCGCGGCTGGCCGAAGGGGATTTGTTCGGGATTGCTGCGGCCTCCTTTTTCAACGCCGAATGGATGGGGACGATTGGGGGGACCGCACGCACCAACCAGCTACGCTACGACGACCCCGAATCGCGGTTGACCGGCCCGGCGGGGACGCACTCCCGATTCCAACGAACCGAAGGAAGCCTTACCGGGCGCGTGCGGCGGCAGTTCGGCAGCGATGGATCCGTGGAAGCCAGCATCGAGATGCACCAGGCCCAGCTGAACGGCAACAACCTGGACCCCTCGGTTGGCCAAAGCGTTGCCCGCCGCCAACTTAGCGCAGCCGTTGCCGCCGATTGGCTGATTGGGCCTCTTGTCGCCAATGATGAATTGCTTCTGCAAGCCGCACTCCGCGCCGATCTTTTCTCCGATGTTGGGAACGCGCTTAGCCCCTCGGTGGGGGTGAGTTATCGGCCAACGGATCTTCCGCTGCGGCTGCGGGTCCATGCCTCGGGGAACTTCCGCGCCCCCAGTTTTACCGAGCAGTATTACCTCAATTATGGCAACGCCAAGCTCCGCCCCGAACGCTCGGTCAGCGTAGATGCTGGGGTGCTGTATCAGTTTGGCGAACGCTTCCTTGCCGATGCAACGTTCTTCCAGATTGCAACCAGCGACTTGATCCTTTCGGTTCCCCGAAGCCCCGTCAGCTGGAGCGCGGCGAACGTTGGGCGCGCAACCACACGCGGCCTAGAGCTTGGCGCATCGGGGACGCTGTTGGATGGCCACCTTCGGCTGCGCCTTGCCTGGACCCAGATGAACGCCCAGGACCGCAGCGGCGGAGCATTCCACGGGAAGGAACTCCCATATTTGCCACGGCAGACGGCCAGCGGGTTTTGCCAAGCCGTGTTCGGCGCGGTGCGGTGCGGCCTTACGGCAAGCTATTCCAGCTACCGCTACTCGCTCCCCTCCAACTCCCCCGCATCAATCCTCCCTGGCTACTGGCTTGTTGGCGGGAATGTGGCCTACGATTTCGCGATTGCCGACGTGCCAACCGGCCTGCGGGCCGAGGTGCAAAACCTGTTCGGCACGGAGTATCACGTGGTCCGCAATTACCCAATGCCCGGGCGAAGTTTCCGGATTATCATGGAGTGCAAAATCCCGTGA
- a CDS encoding T9SS type A sorting domain-containing protein, whose protein sequence is MTFFTTHSRSSNRAGLLRRALLLAVAGLAVACAGTTLRAQVQHVNVGKGPAFLFADTARNRVHLISAGVDANFNGVLDQGDAAPTWSVIDGATRRVVDSATFDALLNSYPVRVGVNLAAGELYLPLGGKVQAFDVQTLAHKRDVSTIPAAAVSFDPLSNILYLTTRDPGFTAPGMVIAVDPATGTVLGEMETGVNPGMVASIFDPKISAPGYFILNEGAFGKGNGSVTYSAGNPDIYNAVNGEKIGGGANFIATRGEHAYVVLGGTHQVRIINTLTHRDVAPSPISTLTSGFDSPRALAFQGDSLLIVATYGNDVRRFEIATGTLRDSIKLPGKVESVVVRDSLLFAAIKYSAGTYNPDSLVAVVNLNSGEVVDTIVVGRDPGLLLVDKRGDVHAIGYGTGPADRWWTAIDGITRQVKWTRSLRGAMGFPLRAAYDSERDTLYLALSDTLRGFPAAGSEGEGRAIYHDATAAGNLANVTDAGNWLLVHELAKDFAPGPTFIHIVDKRDGHKVGRFRAGDFLTMATPVPTDRDGATRLYVLNEGAFGSPTSSITLFDYKANAFGDLGDGANHLLANENAVAVTMNGTHEVLLLDPTTFTVLRRIATGTSSLDGPRETLLLPNGQLLATTYAGDIRLLNNDTVEAIIPVGGKAEGIAMLNDELYVANAYLSGTYNADSRVAMVSLGVLSVERSGQASGSASLSESVPNPVRDHATIRFSLPNSGNVRLSVVGVDGAHIATLVDEPMDSGEYSVRIDAGSLAAGTYLCTLQSGGTLLTQILKVVR, encoded by the coding sequence ATGACGTTCTTTACAACCCATTCCCGTTCTTCCAACCGCGCCGGGTTGCTCCGGCGTGCCCTGCTTCTTGCCGTTGCGGGGCTTGCGGTGGCGTGTGCCGGGACCACGCTTCGCGCCCAGGTCCAGCACGTCAATGTTGGAAAAGGGCCGGCATTCCTGTTTGCCGACACCGCGCGCAATCGCGTCCACCTGATCTCCGCCGGGGTGGATGCCAACTTCAACGGAGTGCTGGACCAGGGCGATGCCGCGCCAACCTGGTCCGTGATTGATGGAGCCACCCGCCGCGTGGTGGACTCCGCAACGTTCGACGCACTGCTGAACTCCTACCCCGTCCGCGTTGGGGTGAACCTTGCCGCCGGCGAACTCTATCTGCCCCTGGGCGGAAAGGTCCAGGCCTTCGACGTGCAAACCCTGGCCCACAAACGCGACGTAAGCACAATCCCCGCCGCTGCCGTCTCGTTCGACCCCCTCAGCAACATCCTGTACCTTACCACCCGCGACCCCGGATTCACCGCGCCAGGAATGGTGATTGCCGTGGACCCAGCAACTGGAACAGTGTTGGGGGAGATGGAAACCGGGGTGAATCCAGGAATGGTTGCCAGCATTTTCGACCCAAAAATTTCTGCGCCGGGCTATTTCATCTTGAATGAAGGAGCCTTCGGGAAAGGGAACGGATCGGTCACCTACTCGGCGGGAAATCCCGACATCTACAACGCCGTGAATGGTGAGAAGATTGGCGGCGGCGCAAACTTCATTGCCACGCGTGGCGAGCACGCCTACGTGGTGCTTGGCGGAACCCACCAGGTACGCATCATCAACACGCTGACCCACCGTGACGTTGCCCCATCCCCCATTTCCACCCTCACCTCCGGCTTCGATAGCCCGCGCGCCCTTGCCTTCCAGGGGGATAGCCTTCTGATTGTTGCCACCTACGGAAACGACGTTCGCCGTTTTGAGATAGCCACCGGAACCCTGCGCGACAGCATCAAGCTACCGGGGAAAGTGGAGTCGGTGGTGGTGCGCGATTCGCTTCTGTTTGCGGCAATCAAATACTCCGCAGGGACCTACAATCCCGACTCCCTTGTGGCCGTGGTGAACCTTAACAGCGGGGAAGTGGTGGATACGATTGTGGTTGGCCGCGACCCAGGATTGCTGCTGGTGGATAAGCGGGGCGACGTTCACGCAATCGGCTACGGAACCGGACCCGCCGACCGCTGGTGGACGGCCATTGATGGGATCACGCGCCAAGTGAAATGGACCCGCAGCTTGCGCGGGGCAATGGGCTTCCCGCTCCGTGCCGCCTACGATTCCGAGCGCGACACGCTCTACCTTGCGTTGTCCGACACACTGCGCGGATTCCCGGCCGCTGGCAGCGAAGGGGAAGGGCGGGCAATCTACCATGATGCCACCGCCGCCGGGAATTTGGCCAACGTCACCGATGCGGGGAACTGGCTGCTGGTGCATGAGCTTGCCAAAGATTTCGCCCCCGGACCCACCTTTATTCATATCGTTGATAAACGCGACGGACACAAGGTTGGGCGGTTCCGCGCCGGCGATTTCTTGACAATGGCCACCCCGGTCCCCACCGACCGCGACGGCGCAACCCGCCTGTACGTGCTGAACGAAGGGGCCTTCGGCTCGCCAACATCCAGCATCACCCTGTTCGACTACAAAGCCAATGCGTTCGGGGATTTAGGGGATGGCGCAAACCACCTGCTTGCCAACGAGAACGCCGTGGCCGTCACCATGAACGGAACCCACGAGGTGCTGCTGCTGGACCCAACAACCTTCACCGTGCTGCGGCGCATCGCCACCGGGACATCATCGCTGGATGGCCCGCGGGAGACGCTCCTTCTGCCCAACGGCCAGCTGCTGGCCACCACCTACGCCGGCGACATCCGCCTGCTGAACAACGACACCGTGGAGGCCATCATCCCCGTTGGCGGAAAGGCCGAAGGGATCGCGATGCTGAACGATGAACTCTACGTGGCCAATGCCTACCTGAGCGGAACCTACAACGCCGATTCGCGGGTTGCGATGGTAAGCCTTGGAGTGCTTTCGGTGGAGCGGAGCGGCCAGGCCAGCGGAAGCGCCTCCCTCTCGGAAAGCGTCCCGAACCCGGTGCGGGACCACGCCACCATCCGCTTCAGCTTGCCGAACTCTGGAAATGTGCGGCTATCGGTGGTTGGTGTTGATGGTGCCCACATCGCCACGCTGGTGGATGAACCGATGGACTCCGGCGAGTACAGCGTGCGGATTGATGCCGGCTCCCTTGCCGCCGGGACCTACCTTTGCACGCTCCAATCGGGGGGCACGCTGCTGACCCAGATACTGAAGGTGGTCCGATGA